Sequence from the Caldilineales bacterium genome:
TCGACCCCGCCCTTGATGCCGAAGCCCAGAATGGCGCCCGCCCCCTTGGGTAGGTACTTTTTGGCGGTGGCGTGGTCAGGATGGGTGGGCAGGCTAGGGTGCATCACCCAGGCGATGGCCGGATGCTGGCTGAGATAGCTGGCCACGGCCTCGGCATTGCGCACATGCCGGTCCATGCGCAGGCTCAGCGTCTCGATGCCCTGGAGCGTCGTCCAGCTGTTGAAAGGCGCCTGGCAAGCGCCGATGTCGCGCAGAACCTGCACGCGGGCCTTGATGATGAACGGCGGCAGCCCCATCCCCAGCAGGTCGGCGTAGACCAGGCCGTGGTAGCTGGGGTCGGGCGTAGTAAAGTTGGCGAAGCGGCCGCTCGTCCAATCGAAGTTGCCGCCATCGACGATGATGCCGCCGATGCTGGTGCCGTGCCCGCCCAGGAATTTGGTGGTGCTGTGGGTGACGATGTGCGCGCCCCACTCGAACGGGCGGCAGAGGTAGGGCGTGGCGAAGGTGTTGTCGATCAGGATCGGGATGTTGTAGGCCTTGCTGATCGCCGACACTTGCTCGAAGGGGAAAACGGCGATGTCGGGGTTGCCCAGCGTCTCGCCGTAGATGATTTTGGTGTTGGGCCGGATGGCGCGTTCGAAGTTGGCGGGGTCGGTGGGGTCGACGAAGGTCACGTCGATGCCGATGCGCGGGAAAGTGTAGTTGAACTGGTTGTAGGTGCCGCCGTACAGCCGGCTGCTGCTGACGATATGGTCGCCGGCGCCGCAGAGGGTGAGGATGGCCATGGCCTGGGCGGCGTGGCCGCTGGCGGCCGCCAGGGCGCCGACGCCGCCTTCCAGGCTGGCCAACCGCTGCTCCAGTACGTCGGTGGTCGGATTCATGATCCGGGTGTAGATATTGCCCAACTCGCGCAGGGCGAACAGGTTGGAGGCGTGCTCGGTGCTGCGGAACTGGTAGCTGGTGGTCTGATAGATGGGCAGGGCGCGGCTGCCGGTGACAGGGTCGGGCTGTTGGCCGGCGTGCAGTTGGCGGGTGGAGAAACCGAATTGGCGTGCGGTGGTCATGGTGTGGGATTCCTTTGGGTGGGTGGTGGTAATTGGTTATTGGGGACTGGTTATTGGTTATTGGTTATTGGCGCCTTACCGATAATAACCAATAACTTTAGTTTCCGCTAAGTGCTGACGTGACAAAGGCGGCTGGATGGTTCATGATTGCAGGAAACCATTCCCACAAGCTCCTGCAAGGAGAGAACCATGCCAACCGCCGTACGAGAG
This genomic interval carries:
- a CDS encoding O-acetylhomoserine aminocarboxypropyltransferase/cysteine synthase; translation: MTTARQFGFSTRQLHAGQQPDPVTGSRALPIYQTTSYQFRSTEHASNLFALRELGNIYTRIMNPTTDVLEQRLASLEGGVGALAAASGHAAQAMAILTLCGAGDHIVSSSRLYGGTYNQFNYTFPRIGIDVTFVDPTDPANFERAIRPNTKIIYGETLGNPDIAVFPFEQVSAISKAYNIPILIDNTFATPYLCRPFEWGAHIVTHSTTKFLGGHGTSIGGIIVDGGNFDWTSGRFANFTTPDPSYHGLVYADLLGMGLPPFIIKARVQVLRDIGACQAPFNSWTTLQGIETLSLRMDRHVRNAEAVASYLSQHPAIAWVMHPSLPTHPDHATAKKYLPKGAGAILGFGIKGGVEVGRKFIDSLKLFSHLANVGDAKSLAIHPASTTHSQLTEEEMASAGVTPDFVRLSVGLEDIEDILWDLDQALAA